One Caretta caretta isolate rCarCar2 chromosome 6, rCarCar1.hap1, whole genome shotgun sequence genomic region harbors:
- the LGALS3 gene encoding galectin-3 isoform X1 translates to MADGFSLSDALSGPGNTNPNAPPNQGWPAGPWGNQPAGPWAYPGAPGAYPGAPGAYPGAPGAYPGAPGAYPGAPPTAPQVGPGFGFAPQPGGPTAPLRVPFDLPLQTGLVPRLLITIVGTVNPNPSRFSLDFKKGHDIAFHFNPRFNEENRQVIVCNSMIQNNWGKEERTSPRFPFEAGKPFKIHILCETDHFKVAVNDAHLLQFSYRMKNLNEITKLSIAGDISLTSVMPAMI, encoded by the exons ATGGCAGACGGTTTTTCT CTATCTGATGCCTTATCTGGACCCGGTAACACAAACCCAAATGCTCCTCCAAACCAAGGCTGGCCTGCTGGTCCCTGGGGAAATCAACCTGCTGGTCCTTGGGCCTATCCTGGGGCACCGGGGGCCTATCCTGGGGCACCGGGGGCCTATCCTGGGGCACCGGGGGCCTATCCTGGAGCACCGGGGGCCTATCCTGGAGCACCTCCTACTGCTCCACAAGTTGGACCTGGATTTGGATTTGCCCCTCAGCCAGGGGGACCTACTGCTCCACTG AGAGTCCCCTTTGACCTGCCCTTGCAGACCGGCCTCGTGCCTCGCTTGTTGATAACAATCGTGGGGACGGTGAATCCGAACCCCTCCAG ATTTTCACTGGATTTCAAGAAAGGGCATGATATCGCCTTCCACTTTAATCCCCGCTTCAACGAGGAAAACagacaagtcattgtctgtaatTCAATGATTCAGAATaactggggaaaggaggagagaacCTCGCCCAGGTTTCCATTTGAAGCTGGCAAACCTTTTAAG ATCCACATTCTGTGTGAGACAGACCATTTCAAGGTAGCTGTCAACGATGCTCATTTGCTGCAGTTCAGCTACCGGATGAAGAACCTGAATGAAATCACCAAACTCAGCATTGCTGGGGACATCTCTCTCACCAGTGTTATGCCCGCTATGATATGA
- the LGALS3 gene encoding galectin-3 isoform X2, with amino-acid sequence MADGFSLSDALSGPGNTNPNAPPNQGWPAGPWGNQPAGPGAYPGAPGAYPGAPGAYPGAPPTAPQVGPGFGFAPQPGGPTAPLRVPFDLPLQTGLVPRLLITIVGTVNPNPSRFSLDFKKGHDIAFHFNPRFNEENRQVIVCNSMIQNNWGKEERTSPRFPFEAGKPFKIHILCETDHFKVAVNDAHLLQFSYRMKNLNEITKLSIAGDISLTSVMPAMI; translated from the exons ATGGCAGACGGTTTTTCT CTATCTGATGCCTTATCTGGACCCGGTAACACAAACCCAAATGCTCCTCCAAACCAAGGCTGGCCTGCTGGTCCCTGGGGAAATCAACCTGCTGGTC CGGGGGCCTATCCTGGGGCACCGGGGGCCTATCCTGGAGCACCGGGGGCCTATCCTGGAGCACCTCCTACTGCTCCACAAGTTGGACCTGGATTTGGATTTGCCCCTCAGCCAGGGGGACCTACTGCTCCACTG AGAGTCCCCTTTGACCTGCCCTTGCAGACCGGCCTCGTGCCTCGCTTGTTGATAACAATCGTGGGGACGGTGAATCCGAACCCCTCCAG ATTTTCACTGGATTTCAAGAAAGGGCATGATATCGCCTTCCACTTTAATCCCCGCTTCAACGAGGAAAACagacaagtcattgtctgtaatTCAATGATTCAGAATaactggggaaaggaggagagaacCTCGCCCAGGTTTCCATTTGAAGCTGGCAAACCTTTTAAG ATCCACATTCTGTGTGAGACAGACCATTTCAAGGTAGCTGTCAACGATGCTCATTTGCTGCAGTTCAGCTACCGGATGAAGAACCTGAATGAAATCACCAAACTCAGCATTGCTGGGGACATCTCTCTCACCAGTGTTATGCCCGCTATGATATGA